One stretch of Zerene cesonia ecotype Mississippi chromosome 20, Zerene_cesonia_1.1, whole genome shotgun sequence DNA includes these proteins:
- the LOC119834747 gene encoding protein white, which translates to MTAGSEEHEPLITSSVDQQRVTYNNSPQDGNSPSGSPRISGGEVTLAIPQNRSYGAIGGIEKVSYTWADINAFATETRSRNKRIWNFWRNSSDRMFQQRKQLLKNVNGAAYPGELLAIMGSSGAGKTTLLNTLTFRTPSGVVSSGTRALNGQPATPEALTALSAYVQQQDLFIGTLTVKEHLIFQALVRMDRHIPYAQRMRRVQEVITELALSKCQNTVIGITGRLKGISGGEMKRLSFASEVLTDPPLMFCDEPTSGLDSFMAQNVIQVLSGLAKKGKTVICTIHQPSSELYAMFDKLLIMADGRVAFLGSPDQATDFFRELGAACPANYNPADHYIQLLAGVPGREESTRHTIDTVCSAFAKSEIGCKIAAEAENALFNERKISKGWADSAWSNAAAFRARRSPYKASWCAQFRAVLWRSWLSVTKEPMLIKVRFLQTVMVSILIGLIYFGQNLDQDGVMNINGAIFLFLTNMTFQNIFAVINVFCSELPIFIREHHSGMYRADVYFLSKTLAEAPVFATIPLVFTTVAYYMIGLNPAPERFFIASGLAALITNVATSFGYLISCASSSVSMAASVGPPIIIPFMLFGGFFLNSGSVPPYLGWISYLSWFRYGNEALLVNQWTGIESIACTRENFTCPASGKVVLDTLSFSEDDFNMDVINMVLLFIGFRFLAYLALLWRTRRGK; encoded by the exons ATGACTGCCGGATCGGAAGAACACGAGCCTCTAATTACCTCCTCTGTGGATCAACAGCGGGTCACCTATAATAATTCTCCACAG GATGGAAACTCCCCAAGCGGCAGTCCTCGCATCAGTGGTGGAGAAGTGACCCTGGCTATACCACAGAACCGTAGTTATGGCGCCATCGGAGGCATCGAGAAGGTCTCCTACACATGGGCGGACATTAATGCGTTCGCAACAGAAACCAGGTCGAGGAACAAGAGAATCTGGAACTTCTGGAGGAACTCGTCGGACAGAATGTTCCAGCAGAGGAAGCAGTTGTTGAAAAACG TAAATGGCGCAGCATACCCCGGCGAGCTATTAGCGATAATGGGATCTTCAGGGGCCGGGAAGACTACGCTCCTCAACACGTTGACCTTCAGGACTCCAAGCGGCGTGGTCTCCAGCGGCACGAGGGCTCTGAACGGCCAGCCGGCTACGCCTGAAGCGCTGACAGCGCTCTCGGCGTATGTACAGCAGCAGGACCTGTTCATCGGCACTTTGACTGTGAAGGAACATTTGATATTCCAG GCTTTGGTGCGGATGGATCGGCACATACCTTACGCACAGCGCATGCGCCGTGTTCAAGAGGTTATAACAGAG TTGGCGCTATCGAAATGCCAGAACACAGTGATCGGCATTACCGGCCGGCTTAAGGGCATATCTGGTGGTGAAATGAAGAGACTCTCGTTCGCCAGCGAGGTGCTCACCGACCCTCCGCTTATGTTCTGCGATGAACCGACCTCCGGTCTGGACTCGTTTATGGCACAGAACGTTATACAG GTTTTAAGCGGGCTCGCAAAGAAGGGTAAAACGGTTATATGCACGATACACCAGCCTTCATCAGAACTATATGCGATGTTCGACAAGCTACTCATCATGGCCGACGGGCGTGTTGCGTTCCTTGGCTCACCTGATCAAGCCACAGACTTCTTTAGGGA ACTAGGCGCAGCGTGCCCCGCGAACTATAACCCGGCGGACCACTACATCCAGCTGCTGGCGGGCGTGCCGGGCCGCGAGGAGAGCACGCGGCACACCATCGACACCGTGTGCAGCGCCTTCGCCAAGTCCGAGATCGGCTGCAAGATAGCGGCGGAAGCGGAGAACGCGCTTTTCAATGAA CGCAAGATATCGAAGGGCTGGGCGGACTCCGCGTGGTCGAACGCGGCGGCGTTCCGCGCGCGCCGCTCGCCGTACAAGGCGTCGTGGTGCGCGCAGTTCCGCGCCGTGCTCTGGCGCTCGTGGCTCTCCGTCACCAAGGAGCCCATGCTCATCAAAGTGCGCTTCTTGCAGACTGTC atggTTTCAATTCTAATCGGTTTGATATATTTCGGGCAAAATCTGGATCAAGATGGCGTCATGAACATCAACGGTGCTATCTTCCTCTTCCTCACTAACATGACTTTCCAGAACATTTTCGCCGTCATCAAT GTATTCTGCTCCGAGCTACCGATATTCATCCGCGAGCACCACTCGGGGATGTACCGCGCGGACGTGTACTTCCTGTCGAAGACGCTCGCTGAGGCGCCCGTGTTCGCGACCATCCCGCTCGTCTTCACCACCGTCGCGTATTACATGATCGGCCTCAACCCGGCGCCGGAGAGGTTCTTCATCGCGTCTGGCTTGGCTGCGCTGATCACCAATGTTGCTACTTCCTTTG GTTACCTGATATCGTGTGCAAGCAGCAGTGTCAGCATGGCGGCATCCGTCGGCCCGCCCATCATCATACCGTTCATGCTGTTCGGTGGTTTCTTCCTCAATTCTGG TTCGGTGCCTCCATACCTTGGCTGGATATCGTACCTCTCTTGGTTCCGCTATGGCAACGAAGCGCTGTTGGTGAACCAGTGGACTGGAATCGAGAGTATCGCCTGCACGAGGGAGAACTTCACCTGCCCGGCTTCAGGGAAAGTCGTCCTGGATACGTTGAGTTTCTCTGAg GATGATTTCAATATGGACGTGATAAACATGGTGCTGCTGTTTATAGGATTCAGATTCCTCGCTTACCTGGCACTGTTGTGGCGCACGCGCAggggaaaataa